In one window of Phycisphaerales bacterium DNA:
- a CDS encoding GC-type dockerin domain-anchored protein has translation MMNVSIRNVLVASLALGLPSAAAMSQSSFTPLGDLPGRAFVSSASGVSSFDLAGGDVANLVVSGNAESGRGREAFRWTLAEGMLGLGDLGGAFFFSSAAGISADGTTIVGAASGPDGILAHRWREATGMISLGDLAGGSIQSEAGATNADGDVVVGASRSISGPLGDEAFAWTPGTGMTGLGRLAPGASTQATAVSADGSVAAGYGSADGEVRQPFRWTASSGLEPLPLPLGDVVSGEAQGMTPDGATIVGWVRTDAGQSAIRWTDAGLEVLQTGSAFGESRIFTRAVSEDGSIIVGWAQDGAELRAFIWTQADGMRPLQEVLEADFGLDLSGWTLTLALDATVHADTGRVAIVGAGLNPDGQTEAYIAVLDPAPPCAVDLDGDGDATVFDFLIFLNRFQDGNLGADFDGDGVLTIFDFLRYFDAFDIGCP, from the coding sequence ATGATGAACGTATCGATCCGAAACGTCCTCGTGGCATCGCTGGCGCTGGGGCTTCCCTCGGCCGCGGCCATGTCGCAATCATCGTTCACGCCGCTGGGAGATCTTCCCGGCCGGGCGTTCGTTTCCTCGGCCAGCGGCGTCAGCTCGTTCGACCTGGCCGGCGGCGACGTGGCGAATCTCGTCGTGTCGGGCAACGCCGAGAGCGGGCGCGGGCGCGAGGCCTTCCGCTGGACGCTCGCCGAAGGCATGCTGGGCCTGGGCGACCTGGGCGGGGCGTTCTTCTTCAGCAGCGCGGCGGGCATCAGCGCCGATGGGACGACGATCGTGGGCGCCGCGTCCGGGCCCGATGGCATCCTCGCGCATCGCTGGCGTGAGGCGACGGGCATGATCTCGCTGGGTGATCTTGCGGGCGGGTCCATCCAGAGCGAGGCGGGCGCGACGAACGCCGACGGCGACGTCGTCGTGGGCGCCAGCCGCTCGATCTCGGGCCCGCTGGGCGACGAGGCGTTCGCATGGACGCCCGGCACGGGCATGACCGGTCTCGGCCGCCTCGCGCCGGGCGCTTCGACCCAGGCAACCGCCGTGAGCGCCGATGGATCGGTCGCGGCCGGCTACGGCAGCGCCGACGGCGAGGTTCGTCAGCCCTTCCGCTGGACGGCGTCCAGCGGCCTCGAACCGCTGCCGCTGCCCCTGGGCGACGTGGTCTCGGGCGAAGCCCAGGGCATGACGCCCGATGGCGCGACGATCGTGGGCTGGGTGCGCACCGATGCCGGCCAGTCGGCCATCCGATGGACCGACGCGGGCCTCGAGGTGCTCCAGACCGGCAGCGCGTTCGGCGAAAGCCGCATCTTCACCCGAGCGGTCAGCGAGGACGGCTCGATCATCGTCGGCTGGGCCCAGGACGGCGCCGAACTGCGGGCGTTCATCTGGACGCAGGCCGACGGCATGCGCCCGCTGCAGGAGGTGCTCGAAGCGGACTTCGGGCTTGACCTGAGCGGCTGGACGCTCACGCTCGCGCTCGACGCGACGGTGCACGCCGACACGGGCCGGGTGGCGATCGTCGGCGCCGGGCTCAATCCCGACGGCCAGACCGAGGCCTACATCGCCGTGCTCGATCCTGCCCCGCCCTGCGCGGTCGATCTGGATGGCGACGGCGACGCCACGGTGTTCGACTTCTTGATCTTCCTGAACCGCTTCCAGGACGGCAATCTCGGCGCCGACTTCGACGGCGACGGCGTGCTGACCATCTTTGACTTCCTGCGGTACTTCGACGCGTTCGACATCGGGTGTCCGTAG
- a CDS encoding peroxiredoxin, which yields MLKAGSAIPDVTVPPTPGLCDRPTPLAELAAAGPIVLYSYPADGTPMCTRQACAMRDVMGEMASELEASGVRVVGVSPQGEQSHERFRERHRLPFPIIADPDKNVLRAIEAIGLLGMPRRVTYLLSPDGTIARAIAADLKLSRHKQFLQDVLTA from the coding sequence GTGCTCAAGGCGGGTTCAGCCATCCCGGACGTGACCGTGCCGCCCACCCCCGGCCTGTGCGACCGTCCCACGCCGCTGGCCGAACTGGCCGCGGCCGGCCCGATCGTGCTCTACAGCTACCCGGCCGATGGCACGCCCATGTGCACGCGACAGGCCTGCGCGATGCGCGACGTCATGGGGGAGATGGCCAGCGAATTGGAAGCGTCGGGCGTTCGCGTGGTGGGCGTCAGTCCGCAGGGCGAACAGAGCCACGAGCGGTTTCGCGAGCGCCACCGCCTGCCGTTTCCGATCATCGCCGACCCGGACAAGAACGTCCTGCGGGCCATCGAGGCCATCGGCCTGCTGGGGATGCCCCGGCGGGTGACCTACCTGCTGTCCCCGGACGGCACGATCGCCCGGGCCATCGCGGCCGACCTCAAGCTCAGCCGGCACAAGCAGTTCCTGCAAGACGTGCTGACGGCCTGA
- a CDS encoding class I SAM-dependent methyltransferase, whose product MSDAGDIARGFYDQPLLYDVLHATGTAAEIDGLQRLCERLGLDPAGPWLEPACGSGRCVRAAVVRGVRIAGFDASAEMIDYAKQRLEAADERLYRLGVATMEGFDAHALAPGWRFELAFNPINTIRHLEGDRAVLDHLERVRRALRPGGVYAVGLSMSVYGVEQPSEDVWEGARGPLHVRQVVQYTPARGGRDRMEQVHNVLAVTRPGGSEIIPSHYELRSYDRAQWDALIRASGFELAGCADEAGAPMEPPAPGAPGYAVWLLRRA is encoded by the coding sequence GTGAGCGACGCCGGCGACATCGCGCGCGGATTCTACGACCAGCCGCTGCTCTACGACGTGCTGCACGCCACCGGCACGGCCGCCGAGATCGACGGCCTGCAGCGCCTGTGCGAGCGCCTGGGCCTGGACCCCGCCGGCCCGTGGCTCGAGCCGGCCTGCGGAAGCGGGCGCTGCGTGCGCGCCGCCGTGGTCCGCGGCGTGCGCATCGCCGGCTTCGACGCCTCGGCCGAGATGATCGACTACGCGAAGCAGCGCCTGGAGGCCGCCGACGAGCGGCTCTACAGGCTGGGCGTGGCGACCATGGAGGGCTTCGACGCCCACGCCCTGGCCCCCGGCTGGCGCTTCGAGCTGGCCTTCAACCCCATCAACACCATCCGCCACCTGGAGGGCGACCGGGCCGTGCTGGACCACCTGGAGCGCGTGCGGCGGGCCCTGCGGCCCGGGGGCGTCTACGCGGTGGGCCTGAGCATGAGCGTCTACGGCGTCGAGCAGCCCAGCGAGGACGTGTGGGAGGGCGCCCGCGGCCCGCTGCACGTGCGGCAGGTCGTCCAGTACACCCCCGCCCGCGGCGGCCGCGACCGGATGGAGCAGGTCCACAACGTGCTGGCCGTCACCCGGCCGGGCGGCAGCGAGATCATCCCCAGCCACTACGAGCTGCGCAGCTACGACCGGGCCCAGTGGGACGCGTTGATTCGGGCGTCGGGCTTCGAGCTTGCCGGCTGCGCCGACGAGGCGGGCGCGCCCATGGAGCCGCCCGCGCCGGGCGCGCCCGGCTACGCCGTCTGGCTGCTGCGCCGGGCGTGA
- a CDS encoding DUF6531 domain-containing protein encodes MFARLICVTVAAVLACSSSVFAQPVCPADCDMDGELTLFDFLCFQNQFASGDPAADCDGDGSLTLFDFLCFQNNFAAGCDEPAFPGDPNPNAPGEKPFAVPGPRGGCAPVEMLEPKVDQWVHGVYPFSGETWQTVVDFRVKGRVLDFVWARRYRSQSDVDSAMGVRWDFSYNIFLEADGIDLVLHDGFGRINTYEAQGDGTWARPEFFRAIRTSPDGSYVIAFANRGEWRFLPLDGSAAEGRISAIVDRNGNTMSFEYDAAGRLETIRDDLNRVYTLSYGADGRLDSICDFTGRCWTYDHYGAGEMGGSPGDLKSVTTAAVVGTPTGNDFPDGKTTTYTYTQDTGDERLDHLLLTVTDASGVTRVANEYAATTSPGDLLYGRLVRQTWGDPGDVIDLVYVDVEPAPENNFAEIHAILNDREGHVKDLFYDGDNRGVLFREYTGLADPDLPTTLTENRPGPPVRGPETEFVTRWSYNDESMPTLVVHPNLNETELTYDDVAVSPLARGNLLERRLLPGPLGGDQLERVESFTYLAGGGGCCGSKFVTSHTDFRGNTTTHEYDAFANRTRTIGREPGVEYDFEYDAFGRMIATVHPSQNGVDRRRDEYAYYADGPARGYRERTIVDAGGLDLTTTHLWTPRGYDAGEVDAEGRRTDHVRNQLDQVVRTLLPQVTLAGTTVRYTRDRIYDGDDNVVRRDVSNIDENGMIEANLVISTTYTYGTLDELLTVAQEIDESTSATTRYSYDANRNRVLIEHPAAVAGSRTGNSERFDYTPRDLVWRHVRGPGTLEKSSTSFSFDGNRQLTFRGEGLEGDSSEYNYRYTGFGDLRSYTDPMKNRRRWTYDANGNAIREFLEGELIDVPGPDGNVILADAAIVFDGENRRLQRRAAHFDRVDRSAVLDGVSITEWTYNGTERPASVTNDNGNTLTLDYDTAYRSIGWTDEKGNRLVKELDGVGNVVANTTIELSDLGSATQAFTSRHAFDAIDRRVTTTDSAGNITRFRYDSRNNLRRSIDPLGNVVRHAYDGRNLRLRTERDMTDTGTGAGSIVSVITTEMEYDLNGHKSADIDDEGNRTTYERDALNRVTRTIRADGTVHSTTYDFRDNAIQTIDSNGSVFDREYDANDRPMRTDITPGPGVSGDLTFLEYAYDGEGRRRLAIDDDSSVEFFYDSLGHNTRETTGDGFTTSRIFDGVGNMVQITYPSGRVLDYAYDNVELLSTIHDGIVDVGQFFYIGKRVERRLNGNGTRVDYTWAGIDGVANPPMDSTSRGIVRTRHTVSSSGAVIEDRLTRRNALQSRTRRVDQRLNRSFDYEFDSAQRLVDSSITQGIVLPITLRETGYELDDNGQRERVTGATALRPGDYFQDATLPEPADDQMNQYTQTSFDERVYDRNGNTTVLDEGAADRLLSFNAANQLVELVDQTTGQTHVYSYDAGGRRTQKVVDATGVAGGPFVTRFLYGGDTLLEERDTFGQPTTFTWCDGSIPMAFHASSPSGSRYAHRDQDGRTHAATDDLGFVIERLEYGDHGEVLDATSLLPVSTSLQASVYLVGSASYFDFESGFLATGSAGGIMTDPRAGVRIDGSIEYAMASATHTPSFDMIDEQWDLVRGQEVIRAGSGWPDLSDIEVMSDAGEIVRIQGCILMVGTSVSECRSQGTQLSGVMEEYFQECCQDVGFNLLGSCLAGTLEGTVGLQDVTDMCEDGVLGGADLNGNGRLFEVETPY; translated from the coding sequence ATGTTTGCTCGTCTGATTTGCGTCACCGTGGCCGCGGTTCTCGCGTGCTCGTCCAGCGTTTTCGCCCAGCCGGTGTGCCCGGCGGATTGCGACATGGACGGCGAGCTGACGCTGTTCGACTTCCTGTGCTTCCAGAACCAGTTCGCTTCGGGCGATCCGGCGGCCGACTGCGACGGCGACGGCTCGCTGACGCTGTTCGACTTCCTGTGCTTCCAGAATAACTTCGCCGCCGGCTGCGACGAGCCGGCCTTTCCCGGCGACCCCAACCCCAACGCGCCCGGCGAGAAGCCCTTCGCCGTGCCCGGCCCGCGCGGCGGCTGCGCGCCGGTTGAGATGCTCGAGCCGAAGGTGGACCAGTGGGTGCACGGCGTGTATCCGTTCTCGGGCGAGACGTGGCAGACGGTCGTCGACTTCCGCGTGAAGGGCCGCGTGCTCGACTTCGTGTGGGCCCGCCGGTACCGCTCGCAGAGCGACGTGGATTCCGCGATGGGCGTGCGCTGGGACTTCTCGTACAACATCTTCCTCGAGGCCGACGGCATTGACCTGGTGCTGCACGACGGCTTTGGCCGCATCAACACCTACGAGGCCCAGGGCGATGGCACGTGGGCCCGGCCCGAGTTCTTCCGCGCGATCAGAACATCGCCGGATGGCAGCTACGTCATCGCGTTCGCCAATCGCGGCGAGTGGCGCTTCCTCCCGCTGGACGGCTCGGCCGCCGAGGGCAGGATCAGCGCGATCGTCGATCGCAACGGCAACACGATGTCGTTCGAGTACGACGCGGCCGGACGGCTCGAGACCATCCGCGATGACCTGAACAGGGTTTATACGCTGAGCTACGGCGCAGACGGACGGCTGGACAGCATCTGCGATTTCACGGGGCGCTGCTGGACGTACGACCATTACGGAGCCGGCGAGATGGGCGGCAGCCCGGGCGACCTCAAGAGCGTGACCACCGCAGCCGTCGTGGGCACGCCCACGGGCAACGACTTTCCCGACGGCAAGACCACGACGTACACGTATACGCAGGACACCGGCGACGAGCGGCTGGACCACCTGCTGCTGACGGTCACCGACGCCTCGGGCGTGACGCGCGTGGCCAACGAGTACGCGGCGACCACGAGCCCCGGCGACCTGCTCTACGGCCGGCTCGTGCGCCAGACCTGGGGCGACCCGGGCGACGTCATCGACCTGGTGTACGTCGACGTCGAGCCTGCGCCAGAGAACAACTTCGCCGAGATCCACGCGATCCTCAACGACCGCGAGGGCCACGTCAAGGACCTCTTTTACGACGGCGACAATCGCGGCGTGCTGTTCCGCGAGTACACGGGCCTGGCCGACCCCGACCTACCAACGACGCTCACCGAAAACCGGCCTGGCCCCCCCGTGCGTGGCCCGGAGACCGAGTTTGTCACGCGCTGGAGCTACAACGACGAGTCGATGCCCACGCTGGTGGTGCACCCGAACCTGAACGAGACCGAGCTGACCTACGACGACGTGGCCGTCTCGCCGCTGGCCCGCGGCAACCTGCTGGAGCGCCGTCTTCTGCCCGGTCCGCTGGGCGGTGATCAACTCGAGCGCGTCGAGAGCTTCACCTACCTCGCCGGCGGGGGCGGCTGCTGCGGCAGCAAATTCGTCACCAGCCACACCGACTTCCGGGGCAACACGACGACGCACGAGTACGACGCGTTCGCCAACCGAACGCGCACCATCGGCCGCGAGCCGGGCGTCGAGTACGACTTCGAGTACGATGCGTTCGGCCGCATGATCGCCACGGTGCACCCGAGCCAGAACGGCGTCGATCGCCGCCGGGATGAATACGCCTACTACGCCGACGGGCCGGCCCGCGGGTATCGCGAGCGGACCATCGTCGATGCGGGCGGGCTCGACCTGACGACCACGCACCTGTGGACGCCGCGTGGCTATGACGCCGGCGAGGTCGATGCCGAGGGGCGCCGTACCGACCACGTCCGCAACCAGCTCGACCAGGTCGTCCGCACGCTCTTGCCCCAGGTCACCCTGGCCGGCACGACGGTGCGCTACACCCGTGATCGGATCTATGACGGGGACGACAACGTCGTGCGACGCGATGTCTCGAACATCGACGAGAACGGCATGATCGAGGCCAATCTGGTGATCTCGACCACGTACACCTACGGCACGCTCGACGAGCTGCTGACGGTAGCCCAGGAGATCGACGAGTCGACCTCGGCAACGACGCGATACAGCTACGACGCCAACCGAAACCGCGTGCTCATCGAGCATCCCGCGGCAGTCGCGGGCTCGCGAACGGGCAACAGCGAGCGATTCGATTACACGCCTCGGGACCTCGTCTGGCGGCACGTCCGCGGGCCCGGCACTCTGGAGAAGTCTTCGACATCATTCAGCTTCGACGGCAACCGCCAACTGACCTTCCGGGGCGAAGGCCTGGAAGGCGACTCGTCCGAGTACAACTACCGATACACGGGCTTCGGCGATCTGCGGAGCTACACCGACCCGATGAAGAACCGGCGTCGCTGGACGTACGACGCCAACGGCAACGCCATCCGAGAATTCCTCGAGGGCGAACTCATCGACGTGCCCGGCCCGGACGGCAACGTGATCCTGGCCGATGCGGCGATCGTCTTCGATGGTGAGAACCGGCGGCTTCAGCGACGGGCGGCCCACTTCGATCGCGTGGACCGTAGCGCCGTGCTCGACGGCGTCTCGATCACCGAATGGACGTACAACGGCACCGAGCGGCCTGCGTCGGTCACCAACGACAATGGCAATACGCTGACACTCGACTATGACACGGCGTATCGCTCGATCGGGTGGACGGACGAGAAGGGCAATCGGCTCGTGAAGGAGCTGGACGGCGTGGGTAACGTCGTGGCCAACACGACCATCGAGCTGTCGGACCTTGGCTCGGCAACGCAAGCGTTTACCTCCAGGCACGCCTTCGACGCGATCGATCGACGCGTGACGACGACCGATTCTGCGGGCAACATCACACGATTCCGCTACGACTCGCGCAATAACCTCCGCCGCAGCATCGATCCGCTGGGCAACGTGGTGCGGCACGCCTACGACGGCCGGAACCTGAGGCTCCGCACCGAGCGGGACATGACCGACACGGGCACGGGGGCTGGCAGCATCGTCTCGGTGATCACCACCGAGATGGAGTACGACCTCAACGGCCACAAGAGCGCGGACATCGACGACGAGGGCAACCGGACGACCTACGAACGCGACGCCCTCAACCGGGTCACGCGGACCATCCGTGCCGACGGCACCGTGCACAGCACCACCTACGACTTCCGCGACAACGCCATCCAGACCATCGATTCCAACGGCTCGGTCTTCGACCGAGAGTATGACGCGAACGATCGGCCGATGCGCACGGATATCACGCCAGGCCCCGGCGTCTCGGGCGATCTGACCTTTCTCGAGTACGCCTATGACGGCGAGGGCAGGCGACGCCTGGCCATCGACGACGATTCGAGCGTGGAGTTTTTCTACGACTCGCTGGGCCACAACACTCGCGAGACCACCGGCGACGGCTTCACAACGTCGCGCATCTTCGACGGCGTGGGCAACATGGTGCAGATCACCTACCCCAGCGGCCGTGTGCTGGACTATGCCTACGACAATGTCGAACTGCTCTCGACCATCCATGACGGAATCGTCGATGTCGGGCAGTTTTTCTACATCGGCAAACGGGTCGAGCGCCGATTGAACGGCAACGGAACGCGGGTCGACTACACCTGGGCCGGCATCGATGGCGTCGCCAATCCACCGATGGACTCCACGTCGCGTGGCATCGTGCGTACAAGGCACACCGTGAGCAGTTCGGGTGCGGTCATCGAAGACCGGCTGACCCGGCGCAACGCGCTCCAAAGCCGGACTCGCCGCGTGGACCAGCGGCTCAACCGATCCTTTGACTACGAGTTTGACTCGGCCCAGCGGCTCGTCGACTCGTCCATCACCCAGGGCATCGTCCTGCCGATCACGCTTCGCGAGACGGGCTACGAACTCGATGACAATGGCCAGCGTGAACGCGTGACTGGCGCAACGGCGCTCCGGCCGGGCGATTACTTCCAGGACGCGACGCTGCCCGAACCGGCCGACGACCAGATGAACCAATACACGCAGACGTCCTTCGACGAGCGTGTGTACGACCGCAACGGCAACACGACGGTGCTGGACGAGGGCGCTGCGGACCGGCTGCTGAGCTTCAACGCGGCGAACCAGCTCGTCGAACTGGTCGACCAGACGACCGGCCAGACCCATGTCTACAGCTACGACGCGGGGGGGCGACGCACGCAGAAGGTCGTCGACGCAACGGGCGTGGCCGGCGGACCGTTTGTAACGCGCTTCCTGTACGGCGGCGACACCCTGCTCGAAGAACGCGACACCTTCGGGCAGCCCACGACCTTCACGTGGTGCGACGGCTCGATTCCGATGGCTTTCCACGCATCGAGCCCGTCCGGATCGAGGTATGCCCATCGTGACCAGGACGGCCGCACCCATGCGGCCACCGATGACCTTGGATTCGTCATCGAACGACTTGAGTACGGCGACCATGGCGAGGTGCTGGACGCCACAAGCCTCCTGCCCGTGAGCACATCGCTCCAAGCCAGCGTGTATCTCGTCGGATCAGCGAGCTACTTCGACTTTGAGTCAGGGTTCCTGGCTACCGGCTCAGCTGGGGGAATTATGACAGATCCTCGGGCAGGTGTCAGAATCGATGGCTCGATCGAGTACGCCATGGCAAGCGCCACCCATACCCCGTCGTTCGATATGATTGACGAACAGTGGGACTTAGTGCGTGGGCAGGAAGTAATCCGCGCGGGGTCAGGATGGCCCGATCTGTCCGACATCGAAGTGATGAGCGACGCGGGTGAAATCGTCAGGATCCAAGGGTGCATCTTGATGGTTGGTACCTCTGTTTCGGAGTGCCGCAGCCAGGGAACTCAGTTGTCAGGAGTCATGGAAGAGTACTTCCAGGAGTGCTGCCAAGACGTGGGCTTTAACCTGTTGGGGTCGTGCTTAGCCGGAACACTCGAGGGTACGGTCGGTCTCCAGGACGTCACCGACATGTGTGAGGACGGGGTGTTGGGGGGTGCCGACCTGAACGGCAATGGTCGATTGTTTGAGGTTGAGACACCATATTAG
- a CDS encoding aminotransferase class I/II-fold pyridoxal phosphate-dependent enzyme: MIASNAVADRLSRFGSTIFAEMTALAARHDAVNLSQGFPDFDGPAAMLEALGRAAGSGVNQYAPASGLPEMRRGVAHWFAQLGGLEVDPGSWITTTCGCTEAIAACMLGLMNPGDEIVVFQPCYDSYQATASMAGATLVPVTLEPDDEGGFSFDADALRAAFERKPKALLLNTPHNPTGKVFDADELALIAELCVQHDVIAITDEVYDHLVYEGEHRRLAGFEGMAERTITMGSIGKLFSATGWKVGWAVARPGLGQAVRSAHQFLTFCANAPAQAAAAKALLEHLDSTIELRENMRQNRDLLCDALERAGLRVFRPASGYFVLCEHTPVSERLGINGAQADVAFCKHLVENVGIAAIPPSSFYVDRSLGGPYVRFAFCKKRETIERAIERLDRL, encoded by the coding sequence ATGATTGCTTCGAATGCCGTTGCCGATCGGTTGAGCAGGTTTGGCTCGACCATCTTCGCCGAGATGACCGCTCTGGCGGCTCGTCACGATGCCGTGAACCTCTCACAGGGCTTTCCCGATTTCGACGGGCCCGCCGCCATGCTCGAGGCCCTTGGCCGGGCGGCCGGCTCGGGCGTCAATCAGTATGCCCCCGCAAGCGGACTGCCCGAGATGCGCCGCGGCGTGGCGCACTGGTTCGCGCAGCTGGGCGGCCTCGAGGTCGACCCCGGTTCATGGATCACCACGACGTGCGGCTGCACGGAGGCCATCGCGGCCTGCATGCTGGGGCTGATGAATCCGGGCGATGAAATCGTGGTCTTCCAGCCCTGCTACGACAGCTACCAGGCGACCGCCTCGATGGCGGGGGCCACGCTCGTGCCCGTCACGCTCGAACCCGACGACGAGGGCGGCTTCTCGTTCGACGCCGACGCCCTGCGAGCCGCGTTCGAGCGCAAGCCCAAGGCGCTGCTGCTCAACACCCCGCACAATCCCACCGGAAAGGTGTTCGACGCCGACGAACTGGCTCTCATCGCCGAGCTCTGCGTGCAGCACGACGTGATCGCCATTACCGACGAGGTCTACGACCACCTCGTGTACGAAGGCGAGCATCGCCGCCTGGCCGGTTTCGAGGGGATGGCCGAGCGAACGATCACCATGGGCAGCATCGGCAAGCTGTTCAGCGCCACGGGCTGGAAGGTGGGCTGGGCCGTGGCAAGACCGGGGCTGGGCCAGGCCGTCCGCAGCGCGCACCAGTTCCTGACGTTCTGCGCCAATGCGCCCGCGCAAGCCGCCGCCGCGAAGGCCCTGCTCGAGCACCTGGACAGCACGATCGAGCTCCGCGAGAACATGCGCCAGAATCGCGACCTGCTCTGCGACGCCCTGGAACGCGCCGGGCTCAGGGTCTTCCGACCGGCATCGGGCTACTTCGTGCTGTGCGAGCACACGCCGGTGTCGGAGCGCCTGGGCATCAACGGAGCTCAGGCGGACGTCGCGTTCTGCAAGCACCTGGTCGAGAACGTCGGCATCGCGGCGATCCCGCCCAGCTCGTTTTACGTCGATCGCTCGCTCGGCGGACCGTACGTGCGTTTTGCATTCTGCAAGAAGCGCGAGACCATCGAGCGTGCCATCGAGCGACTCGACAGGCTCTAG
- a CDS encoding GC-type dockerin domain-anchored protein codes for MRTTSIAAGLVAVFGPAVATLAQCPIERLTPPEGPFGGGFGGEVVMNERHVLVADASAATLCPIVFDCATGAVYDFRLIDGQWERVQRLLPADVQQGDNFGASIHLNGDRLIVGSQNADLAGPDTGGAYIYDFDGEQWSETGRIPSPWPVTFAGFGRQVIINRDVALVNMPPLLYVFQEDGQGEWREVDRLEAPDAPTGGRAFGGNANALTEDWLFVGTPFDDSIAVNVGSVYVFRREGPTEFVFHQKIDAIHPEQGPRFGYSIASDNDQLFVGAINADREFEAQGVVYRFEYDGARWMPLQEITLDDAIRRDHFGWNLSLRDGVLLAQLAGSRTPSVLGAVLVFQRGPADDWTRRATLLPGGPSDSFGPAIATDGRRALVGAKLDDVGGAPLGAAHLFDLSCEICRPDLDADGLLTIFDFLTYLNLFQDGDAQADFDGDGALTIFDFLTFQTAFDAGCD; via the coding sequence ATGCGCACCACCAGCATCGCCGCTGGCCTGGTGGCCGTCTTTGGCCCCGCCGTTGCAACCCTCGCCCAGTGCCCCATCGAGCGGCTGACGCCGCCGGAAGGGCCGTTTGGTGGTGGCTTTGGGGGCGAAGTGGTGATGAACGAACGGCACGTGCTGGTGGCCGACGCCTCGGCCGCCACCCTATGCCCGATCGTGTTCGATTGCGCCACCGGGGCGGTGTACGACTTCCGCCTCATCGACGGCCAGTGGGAGCGCGTGCAGCGACTCCTCCCGGCGGACGTGCAACAAGGCGACAACTTTGGCGCCTCGATCCACCTCAATGGCGACCGCCTGATCGTGGGATCCCAAAACGCCGATCTGGCCGGGCCCGATACGGGCGGGGCATACATCTACGACTTCGATGGCGAGCAATGGTCTGAGACCGGACGAATCCCCTCGCCTTGGCCGGTGACGTTCGCGGGCTTTGGTCGCCAGGTCATCATCAATCGTGATGTCGCCCTGGTCAACATGCCCCCACTGCTCTACGTGTTTCAGGAGGATGGCCAGGGCGAGTGGCGTGAGGTGGATCGACTGGAAGCGCCCGATGCGCCGACTGGGGGACGAGCCTTCGGTGGAAACGCCAATGCCCTGACGGAAGATTGGCTGTTCGTGGGCACGCCCTTCGACGACAGCATCGCCGTGAACGTGGGCTCGGTGTACGTCTTCCGGCGCGAGGGGCCCACCGAGTTCGTTTTCCATCAGAAGATCGACGCGATCCACCCCGAGCAGGGTCCGCGGTTCGGCTATTCGATAGCCTCGGACAACGATCAGCTCTTCGTCGGGGCGATCAATGCCGACCGTGAGTTCGAGGCCCAGGGGGTGGTGTACCGCTTCGAGTACGATGGGGCCCGGTGGATGCCGCTGCAGGAGATCACGCTCGACGATGCCATCCGCCGCGATCATTTTGGCTGGAACCTGTCCCTCCGCGACGGCGTGTTGCTGGCACAGCTGGCGGGATCTCGCACGCCGTCCGTGTTGGGCGCTGTGCTCGTGTTCCAGCGTGGGCCGGCCGATGATTGGACGCGGCGGGCCACGCTGCTGCCCGGGGGGCCCTCGGACTCCTTCGGACCGGCCATCGCAACCGATGGGCGCCGCGCCCTGGTCGGGGCCAAGCTGGATGATGTGGGTGGAGCGCCACTCGGCGCGGCCCACCTCTTCGACCTCTCGTGCGAGATCTGCCGCCCCGACCTCGACGCCGACGGCCTCCTCACCATCTTCGACTTCCTCACCTACCTCAACCTCTTCCAGGACGGCGACGCCCAAGCCGACTTCGACGGCGACGGCGCGTTGACGATCTTCGACTTCCTGACGTTTCAGACGGCGTTCGACGCCGGCTGCGACTAG
- a CDS encoding sigma-70 family RNA polymerase sigma factor — protein sequence MAEHPSNHASSGGLAEDRALLRAMHAGDERAARELWSRFAGRLRVYARSLSVDADADDLVQGVFLEVLRLRRSRIRAVKDPAAWLCTLTRNAAMNDRRSHRRRCQREASAGMPADRTRTASDHDDASLVLERVPQPLREAVVLRHAYGFTLERLADALGVSRSTAADRYSRGLALARELAAEPVHPPARLPEEPSHAP from the coding sequence ATGGCTGAACACCCTTCCAACCACGCGAGCAGCGGCGGCCTTGCAGAAGACCGCGCGCTGCTGCGTGCCATGCACGCGGGCGATGAGCGTGCAGCACGGGAGCTGTGGAGCCGATTCGCCGGCAGGCTTCGTGTATACGCACGGTCGCTTTCGGTTGACGCCGACGCCGACGACCTGGTGCAGGGCGTGTTCCTCGAGGTCCTACGGCTGCGTCGAAGCAGGATACGAGCCGTGAAGGACCCCGCGGCGTGGCTCTGCACGCTGACCCGAAATGCGGCGATGAACGACCGGAGAAGCCATCGGCGACGGTGCCAGCGGGAAGCGTCGGCAGGAATGCCGGCCGACCGGACGCGCACCGCATCGGATCACGATGACGCGAGCCTGGTGCTCGAACGCGTTCCCCAGCCCTTGCGCGAGGCCGTCGTGCTCCGCCATGCCTATGGCTTTACGCTCGAACGCCTGGCCGACGCGTTGGGCGTGTCACGTTCGACGGCCGCGGATCGATACAGCCGGGGCCTGGCCCTGGCCCGCGAACTGGCCGCCGAGCCCGTCCACCCCCCTGCCCGCCTGCCGGAGGAACCAAGCCATGCCCCTTGA